Proteins encoded in a region of the Panthera uncia isolate 11264 chromosome B2 unlocalized genomic scaffold, Puncia_PCG_1.0 HiC_scaffold_24, whole genome shotgun sequence genome:
- the LOC125938344 gene encoding uncharacterized protein LOC125938344: MSQWPGKEAEDRPGSSYSWTLTPFQPSPKGLRGVAAGSSCPGPGVLPTVTDIDHPVKACHSHCVMDCSCPSTSIPAFAIKPCFWGGNEVAAQSHSPPWQPRAAMCGFQEARKGDKRVPLPALSCCPWAGRRTSDWLPSLTTRRRPRCEDRRATADHQGPAPDCLYQAYEDSYVTDQELEGGPGTVHPIEVEAQSIPSPYNTDEETEAQERNMTRAPHTVLMKIPVTESPPTSRQHPTPDRLCFPNLFSNRSTPT; encoded by the exons ATGTCTCAATGGCCAGGAAAGGAGGCCGAAGACCGCCCTGGTTCTTCCTATTCCTGGACCCTGACACCCTTTCAGCCATCCCCAAAGGGACTGCGGGGTGTGGCAGCTGGCAGCAGCTGTCCAGGGCCAGGAGTCCTTCCAACTGTCACCGACATTGACCATCCTGTCAAGGCGTGCCACAGTCACTGCGTGATGGACTGCTCTTGTCCCTCCACATCCATCCCTGCCTTTGCGATAAAACCCTGCTTTTGGGGTGGAAATGAAGTGGCTGCACAATCCCACAGCCCTCCTTGGCAGCCGCGTGCGGCCATGTGTGGATTTCAGGAAGCCCGGAAAGGGGACAAGCGTGTTCCTCTTCCCGCCCTTTCCTGCTGCCCCTGGGCTGGAAGGCGGACAAGTGATTGGCTGCCATCTCTGACCACGAGACGGAGGCCACGTTGTGAGGACAGAAGAGCAACAGCTGACCACCAAGGACCAGCCCCGGATTGCCTATATCAAG CATATGAAGACAGCTACGTCACAGATCAGGAACTGGAAGGAGGTCCAGGCACTGTCCATCCCATCGAGGTCGAGGCACAGTCCATCCCATCTCCCTAtaatacagatgaggaaactgaggcccaggaaaggaACATGACTAGGGCACCCCACACG GTATTGATGAAGATCCCTGTTACTGAATCCCCTCCAACTTCTAGACAGCACCCAACCCCAGACCGCCTCTGCTTTCCCAACCTCTTCTCGAATCGCTCCACACCAACCTGA